A single region of the Terriglobia bacterium genome encodes:
- a CDS encoding CcmD family protein, whose amino-acid sequence MDQACSFLFWAYNVVWIALAAYVAFLMVRLGRVRDRLDRLERRLAGSDPAAGPPRGA is encoded by the coding sequence ATGGATCAGGCGTGCAGCTTTCTGTTCTGGGCCTACAACGTGGTCTGGATCGCGCTCGCGGCGTACGTCGCGTTCCTGATGGTGCGACTCGGCCGGGTCCGCGACCGTCTCGACCGCCTCGAGCGGAGGCTCGCGGGGTCCGATCCCGCGGCGGGACCGCCGCGAGGCGCCTAG